The Vitis vinifera cultivar Pinot Noir 40024 chromosome 16, ASM3070453v1 DNA segment TAGTCGAATTAAGATATTATTACTGGCATTTACTTCATAGAAAATTGCAATTCTATAAACCTAATATCATGAATCTCTTTCGACTATTATCTCCTCATCTTCATAAGAGTCTACTTACTGTATTTTTGTCCTTATTATGtgtttcttttccatttccttCCAATAGTTCGACTTAACCACCATGATGTATTATAAAGAGATTGATGATCAAActtttgattttagaaaacgtctATATTCCTCCAAAATTACTTCCAATGTTAAGTCATTCTCCATGAATTAATCCAAGCGGGTAATTTCCTTCTCTAAGTTTTTAAAGTAATGTTTCTCAATATATTGTTATTAaatatctaattatttttaaaagtttttcgAATGCCTAATTTTTGTAAAGAGTTTATTGCTTATATTCTTCTCAAAATTATTCGTAAGTGGGCTCTATGCCCAATTAAGACTATAGGCTGGCATTACGTTTGTATTATATTTGAAGTTTTGTTTTATACTTTATTTGGGCCTAACTCAGTGGGGTTTTGCACCGTTACATTATTTTTGGGGCAGGCTTACATGGATTTAGGCCCTTGTGAAGGTGGGCTAAGTGGGTTGAGAGTTTACAGGTCATTTTGGATTTATGGAAATTCAGATGATGAaaagtacaaaaataaaaattaaaaaaaataaaaagaaataaattaaaaaaaattgcaaaaaacaaaaaattaaatatggacTCTCTCATTATTAagaatttctattaaaaaataaatggaaaaaccATGTAACAAGCATATGGAGGTTTAGTCATAAgctttatttaatattataatatcagGTAGCTAAATTAGTGGGCTTTTTCTGTCAATTATTAATGAAAAAGCCTTTTTACTGTATTGCTTAGTGGGCTTTTTTGGTCAATTATTAATGAAAAAGCCTTTTTACTGTATTACTTAGTAAttaagatggtgtttgtttttttagcatATGAAAgctttttcttttagattttaaatgatttattttttattttttttatagcttaatataaatttataagtgaatagaaaaaactaaaatatttaactttttataaatgaaaaaaaaatttctttatttttaatgcttaatagaaataaaaaattataaaaacaaaccacctaatacttaatattattacatactatttagttttaatttttttttagaattaagcaataaaacaaacaacaccTAAGAGTATgtttttagaaactttttctaatatttcgaaaaataaaaaattttaaatgttaaaaaagattaaaaacaatttctaaaataaCATCTAagagtattttaaattttttaaccacattaaaataaatatattttataaataattgaaatattataattttttttatttaaaagcaaattttgtattatatatatatatgttaaaaataaaaaaataaaaaaaattaatttttaaatttaattttatatataattggggcAAACAcctatgttttttaaaattctcaaacCTGTCTGGAACTTGTTTATTTACGATGAATATCTAATAAGAATTGCAGGATTGTGATCCAAAATCAAGGGAAAtactaatattaataaaaaattctataacaaaaataaactaaaacacataaaataacaaaataattaataacagatattaaatttgattttttttgagaaaataatataattaataaacaaTATCTTCTTtccgataaaaaaaaaaaatgtttattataatTCCAACCCCATAAATTGCATGTAAATTTCTGAATATTTACTAAACACACAAGTAGAGTTAATTCACaactaaatttaataaattgtatTGCacattttctcatcaaatattttcccattttctggtattttcatgggaaaatctataaaataaaaaataaaaaataaaaataaaaagagaaaaattataGTACAAATCGGATTTTAGAGggtaaaaaagaaggaaagtaTCAAACATCAATTCACAGTCACAGCTCTCCACTTTTCTCTCTCTTAACATTTTTGAGACCAGTCCCGTGCGCTGCGCGTGACCGCCTATTACCGAATTTACCAACGCCCCCTCCTCATCGTGAAAGAAAATCACCAGAATGCCCTTCATCTCCCTTCTACTAACCCTCATCCGCCACCTGTTTCCCCGGCCCGACGTCGCGAATCCACAGGCAGCAATCGCCTCCGGCGGATAACGCTTCCGTGATCGGTCTGATTATCAAAATGCTCTCCCCCACGACGGTGCAGCACAGCACGCTGAGGAATACCATCAGTGCAGCGCCGCCGTAGAAGGTGTCGGCCGGCGAAAAAACCACCGATATTCCCAGAAAGAGAAGCTGCACCAGGAGCGGAAAGAGAACCGCGGAGGCGAGCGCGTAGATCCGAACCCTCAAGCCCTTGTTGATCACGAGCGAGACTACCCTCCAACAGGACAAAAGGAAGCAGACAGCGTACACAATCGCAAACGCACAGAAGACGAGGGTGTTCACGAGCGGGTACATGcacaaaacggcgtcgtttccATACTCGTCCTTGATGGTCATGAAGCTCCGCTTCAAAAACCCAGGGATAGGAACCTCCGGAGGAGAGAAGTAAGTGAAGAAGAGTTGCAGCAAGAAGATAGGGAGGCATAAGGCGAAGACGATGACCACACCCCACTTGTTGTCTCTGCTGTGCTTCTTGACGGAGACGTTGACGAGGAATAGAAAGGTCACGAGGAAGCCAGGCTCGTACAAACCCAGAGAGAGAACCACGTGAACTTTGCAGAGACCAGCCTGTTGAGCCAGAGTCAGCGCCGGCAAGAATGGGTACGGATATCTCCGGCGGAAGAAGGGTATGCGGAGGAGTTCGTTGACAGCCCAGAAAGAGATGAACAGCACGAGGAGCAGCCGTACGGTCCAGAGAGAGTTGAAGTTCTGGAGCTGGTGGGAGGTTCGGCACTTGAGGCGGAGGTGGAAGACGAAGAAGAGGGATAGGAgggagaggaggaggagggcCGATATGAGACAGATGGTAGCGAGGTCGAAGGCGGAGTCAAGATAAGGCACTGAAGGAATCAAATACATTGCACGATTACAAACAGTGATCACCAACCAATTCGGAAAACTCAGAATCAAAAGCGGTGGCGGCTACAGGCTGATATCTATGCCGGAGAGAGCTTTTCCCATTCACCGCTGGCAGTGGTGGCGGAGGAAGCGGCGGCGGCGGTGGTGGGTGCATGGAAATCCTGAAATTGCATAATACAGTGATCGTGATAGAGAGGGTGGGGTTGGAAGGGGAGAGAGAAAATGGGTAAATTTTTTCTCTCCCCCTTAACAAGGGTGGGGGGCTGAGCCTAGAAGAGAATGGTCAGGGAGAAAGAGACAacagagaaagaggaagagaaagagaaaggaagaagagagagaTGGGGGTTGTGGTGGTGGCTCCTAAGTTTTTGGGATTCTACGGTTAAGGTAGTTTTTTTCCCTCGCCCTTTATCCATTGCCAATAATTAACcatcttcttcctctctctcttaTTCTTGGATTAAGCTTGAGAAGTGTTGTAACCAAACATCCATCCTTACTTGAAATCAACCATTTCAAGTGATGGAGCATCAAGTAAGTTCTCCATGCAACAACCCTTCCtttattttataaccattaTGTTGCTATTTTTAGGTAATGAATCTAATGATAAATTgatatgattgatttttttttgctaaaatataaaatttaattaattattagcATTTAA contains these protein-coding regions:
- the LOC104882256 gene encoding uncharacterized protein LOC104882256, with the translated sequence MYLIPSVPYLDSAFDLATICLISALLLLSLLSLFFVFHLRLKCRTSHQLQNFNSLWTVRLLLVLFISFWAVNELLRIPFFRRRYPYPFLPALTLAQQAGLCKVHVVLSLGLYEPGFLVTFLFLVNVSVKKHSRDNKWGVVIVFALCLPIFLLQLFFTYFSPPEVPIPGFLKRSFMTIKDEYGNDAVLCMYPLVNTLVFCAFAIVYAVCFLLSCWRVVSLVINKGLRVRIYALASAVLFPLLVQLLFLGISVVFSPADTFYGGAALMVFLSVLCCTVVGESILIIRPITEALSAGGDCCLWIRDVGPGKQVADEG